A region of Coleofasciculaceae cyanobacterium DNA encodes the following proteins:
- the ahcY gene encoding adenosylhomocysteinase yields MNTQVITKEKTNTQDYKVADISLADWGRKEISIAEGEMPALMTIRSKYSKSKPLQGAKIIGCIHMTIQTAVLIETLRELGAEVRWSSCNIFSTQDHAAAAIAAAGIPVYAWKGETEEEYIWCIEQTCHNADGDLWDANMILDDGGDLTGHIHEKYPQMLETIHGVTEETTTGVHRLWEMLKNGELKIPAVNVNDAVTKAKNDNKYGCRHSLNDAIKRGVDHLMAGKKALVIGYGDVGKGSVASLRQEGMIVKVAEVDPICAMQACMDGFEVVSPFINGQNDGTINSINKDLLGSIDLVVTATGNFNVCNANMLSSLKSGAVVCNIGHFDNEIDTAFMRREWRWEQVKPQVHQVYRSNNPQDFLLLLSEGRLVNLGNATGHPSRIMDGSFANQVLAQMFLYEQKFADLPAAEKADAIKIEVLPKQLDEEVARYMVAGFNGVITQLTEEQADYIKVPVNGPFKTDAYKY; encoded by the coding sequence ATGAATACGCAAGTAATAACCAAAGAGAAGACCAATACACAAGACTATAAAGTAGCTGACATTTCTTTAGCCGATTGGGGACGCAAAGAAATTTCTATTGCTGAAGGCGAAATGCCAGCACTAATGACAATTAGATCTAAGTATAGTAAGAGCAAGCCATTACAAGGTGCTAAAATCATAGGCTGTATTCACATGACAATTCAAACAGCGGTTTTAATTGAAACCCTAAGAGAGTTGGGTGCTGAAGTTCGCTGGTCATCTTGCAACATCTTTTCCACCCAGGACCATGCTGCTGCTGCGATCGCTGCTGCTGGCATCCCAGTATATGCTTGGAAAGGCGAAACAGAAGAAGAGTATATCTGGTGTATTGAACAAACTTGCCACAATGCTGACGGCGATCTTTGGGATGCCAACATGATTTTAGATGATGGTGGAGATCTAACTGGTCATATCCATGAAAAATATCCTCAGATGCTGGAAACTATCCATGGTGTTACCGAAGAAACCACCACTGGAGTTCATCGTCTTTGGGAAATGCTCAAAAATGGCGAATTGAAAATTCCTGCGGTTAATGTCAATGATGCCGTTACTAAAGCTAAAAATGATAACAAGTATGGTTGTCGCCATAGTTTAAATGATGCGATTAAACGTGGTGTCGATCACTTAATGGCTGGTAAAAAAGCTTTAGTAATTGGTTACGGTGACGTTGGTAAAGGTTCTGTAGCTTCTCTACGACAAGAAGGCATGATTGTCAAAGTTGCCGAAGTCGATCCGATCTGCGCGATGCAGGCTTGTATGGACGGTTTTGAAGTAGTATCTCCCTTCATCAATGGTCAGAATGACGGTACGATCAACAGCATCAATAAGGACTTGTTAGGTTCTATTGATCTGGTTGTGACCGCAACTGGTAACTTCAATGTCTGCAATGCTAATATGCTGTCTAGCTTGAAGTCTGGTGCAGTAGTTTGTAACATCGGTCACTTTGATAACGAGATCGATACTGCTTTTATGCGTCGTGAATGGCGTTGGGAACAGGTTAAGCCTCAAGTACATCAAGTATATCGCAGCAACAACCCTCAAGATTTCTTGCTTCTATTGTCTGAAGGTCGCTTGGTTAACTTAGGTAATGCTACTGGACACCCATCCAGAATTATGGATGGTTCTTTTGCCAACCAGGTATTAGCTCAAATGTTCTTATATGAACAAAAGTTTGCTGACTTGCCAGCAGCAGAAAAAGCTGATGCGATTAAGATAGAGGTGCTACCTAAGCAGCTAGACGAAGAAGTAGCCCGCTACATGGTAGCAGGATTTAACGGGGTGATTACTCAGCTAACCGAAGAACAGGCTGACTACATCAAAGTACCCGTCAATGGTCCTTTTAAAACTGACGCTTACAAGTACTAA
- a CDS encoding YqaA family protein: MLRSAYQWVISWSETPYGSWALFLLSFAESSCFPIPPDVLLIALAVGQPIAAFQFSLICSIGSVLGGLAGYGIGFFAFETIGQPILNLYDPDQAVFNQIQGLYNNWGFWGVLAAAVTPIPYKVFTIASGVFKFSLWQFTLASILGRSFRFFLVGGLIFWGGESLKVWIEKYFDWVAWGFLAALVLGFLVLKFI; the protein is encoded by the coding sequence ATGCTGAGAAGTGCTTATCAATGGGTGATTAGTTGGAGTGAAACGCCTTATGGAAGCTGGGCGTTATTTTTATTGTCTTTTGCCGAATCTTCTTGTTTTCCCATTCCCCCAGATGTATTGTTGATTGCCTTAGCTGTAGGACAGCCTATAGCAGCTTTTCAGTTTTCTCTCATTTGCAGCATTGGTTCGGTTTTGGGTGGATTAGCTGGTTATGGTATTGGTTTTTTTGCTTTTGAAACAATTGGGCAACCAATATTAAACCTTTACGACCCCGATCAGGCTGTTTTTAATCAAATTCAGGGACTATATAATAATTGGGGTTTTTGGGGAGTATTGGCAGCCGCAGTTACTCCTATTCCCTATAAAGTATTTACGATCGCCTCGGGTGTATTTAAGTTTAGTCTTTGGCAGTTCACTTTAGCTTCAATATTGGGACGTAGCTTTCGCTTTTTCTTAGTAGGTGGTTTAATTTTTTGGGGTGGAGAATCTTTAAAAGTTTGGATTGAAAAATATTTTGATTGGGTTGCTTGGGGTTTTCTAGCCGCGTTAGTTCTTGGATTCCTCGTACTGAAGTTTATATAA
- a CDS encoding exopolysaccharide biosynthesis protein, producing the protein MTKLSVDLNRYFFEEERNEKVTLSEILTLAGERIFGFLLVILSLPSALPVPAPGYSTPFGVAIFFLAVQLIMGRDYPWLPAKILKGSMKLETVQKFVKMGTPWIQRIENVTKPRLAYICTSPPGRVMLGIAIALMAISMMIPIPGTNTLPAMGIFVTSFGLIEDDGAISLFGLILCALGAALSTSILIALVWGGSSLLDVIKEQLGK; encoded by the coding sequence ATGACAAAACTTTCTGTAGACTTAAATCGCTATTTTTTTGAAGAAGAACGCAACGAGAAAGTCACTTTATCTGAGATTCTCACTTTAGCAGGAGAGCGTATATTCGGGTTCTTGTTGGTCATCTTATCCTTACCCTCAGCTTTACCTGTTCCTGCCCCAGGTTATTCTACTCCTTTTGGTGTTGCGATATTTTTTTTGGCAGTTCAGCTAATTATGGGACGCGATTACCCTTGGCTACCCGCAAAAATACTTAAGGGGTCGATGAAGTTAGAGACAGTGCAGAAGTTTGTCAAAATGGGTACTCCCTGGATTCAGAGAATTGAAAATGTAACTAAACCTCGCCTAGCTTATATTTGTACTAGTCCGCCTGGAAGAGTCATGTTAGGGATAGCGATCGCTCTGATGGCAATCTCAATGATGATTCCGATTCCTGGAACAAATACTCTACCTGCAATGGGTATTTTTGTGACTAGTTTTGGTTTAATCGAAGACGATGGTGCGATTAGTCTGTTTGGTCTAATTCTCTGTGCTTTGGGTGCGGCCTTATCTACTTCGATCTTAATTGCTCTGGTTTGGGGTGGTTCTAGCTTACTTGATGTAATTAAAGAGCAACTGGGTAAATAA
- the hrcA gene encoding heat-inducible transcriptional repressor HrcA: MVNQSDLSSRHQNILKATIKHYIATAEPVASKTLAQQYNFKVSSATIRSVMGRLEEAGLLYQPHISAGRVPSDSGYRTYVDHLIVPNNKIDKAIQKIIQQELQVAGASFETLLQRAAKILSTLSGYIALITFPQNRNSTLRHLQLVQVASNQVMLIVVTDSYQTQSILMESPLPETEVDRSTINHELQLLSNFLDRELRGRSLTEIAALDWAEIDREFSQYTDFLGMLLSQLKLSFQVSNSSPMVIHGVAELLRQPEFSQLQQVQTLLTLLEKQQEQLFPVIFTLPELEDSLKRVSIKIGIENHLEPMQTCTLISANYYQDDVPVGSVGVLGPKRMLYENAIALVENTADYLSNPFQLA; this comes from the coding sequence ATGGTAAATCAATCAGATCTGAGTTCAAGACATCAGAATATACTGAAAGCCACTATCAAACACTATATTGCCACTGCCGAGCCAGTAGCTTCTAAAACTTTGGCACAACAGTATAATTTTAAGGTTAGTTCTGCCACTATTCGTAGCGTTATGGGGCGTTTGGAAGAAGCAGGATTACTCTATCAACCTCATATATCGGCGGGAAGAGTTCCTTCAGATTCAGGTTATCGTACCTACGTCGATCACCTGATTGTGCCTAACAATAAGATCGATAAAGCAATTCAAAAAATAATTCAGCAGGAATTACAGGTAGCAGGAGCCAGTTTTGAAACCCTACTACAGCGAGCAGCCAAGATTCTGTCTACTTTAAGCGGTTATATTGCTTTAATTACCTTTCCTCAAAATCGCAATAGCACCCTGCGACATTTACAGTTAGTGCAGGTGGCTAGCAACCAGGTTATGTTAATCGTAGTGACTGATTCCTATCAAACTCAATCAATTTTGATGGAGTCTCCTCTACCAGAAACAGAAGTCGATCGCTCAACAATCAATCATGAACTACAGCTTTTATCTAATTTTCTGGATCGAGAATTGAGAGGACGTTCCTTAACCGAAATTGCCGCTTTAGACTGGGCGGAAATAGACCGCGAATTTTCTCAGTATACTGATTTTCTGGGTATGCTATTGAGTCAGCTTAAACTTTCTTTCCAAGTCAGTAATTCTAGTCCGATGGTAATTCATGGTGTGGCAGAGTTGTTACGCCAGCCTGAGTTTTCACAACTACAGCAGGTACAAACTCTGTTAACACTCTTAGAAAAACAACAAGAACAATTATTCCCCGTTATTTTTACCTTACCAGAGCTAGAAGACTCCCTCAAACGAGTCAGTATTAAGATTGGCATTGAAAACCATTTAGAACCAATGCAAACCTGTACTTTAATCTCAGCTAATTACTATCAAGATGATGTTCCCGTAGGTAGCGTGGGTGTTTTAGGACCAAAAAGAATGCTGTACGAAAATGCGATCGCCTTAGTAGAAAATACTGCCGATTATCTTTCTAATCCCTTTCAATTAGCCTGA
- a CDS encoding rhodanese-like domain-containing protein encodes MYNSDLREIDVNQLAVLLAESDSSLQLIDVREKSEVAIACLPGFEVYPLSEFEQWSNQLLTTLKPEAETVVMCHHGMRSAQLCQWLSMRGFTQVMNVSGGIDAYSRFVDPTIRRY; translated from the coding sequence ATGTATAATTCTGACCTGAGGGAAATAGATGTTAATCAGTTAGCAGTGCTTTTAGCTGAATCTGATTCATCGTTACAATTAATTGATGTTAGGGAAAAAAGTGAGGTGGCGATCGCTTGTTTGCCAGGTTTTGAGGTCTACCCCCTGAGCGAGTTTGAACAGTGGTCGAACCAGCTCTTGACTACTTTAAAACCAGAAGCCGAAACGGTTGTTATGTGCCATCATGGAATGCGCTCGGCTCAACTCTGCCAATGGCTGTCTATGAGAGGATTTACTCAGGTTATGAACGTGAGCGGCGGGATTGATGCATATTCTCGTTTTGTCGACCCGACTATTCGGCGTTATTAA
- a CDS encoding DUF3352 domain-containing protein: protein MNRSFLRILVGGAAAFLLVTIVSLIFIACQSSISLLTGGVNTFPQATAFVPKQAPAVVSGLVNPEKLYGIRQVTLPLKNRQSDRQEWQQWTTNLVSRIGLDYQKDLQPWLGDEITLAITALDFDRNLDNGMQPGYLLAVETRNNQLSQKSLSNFYEGAYKQNDASMEKYKGAKILFPPATKTKNKPIWASSVVGNFVLFANHPQIIKEAINQAQAVNLNLQQSDDYQKVISSIDRPHIGIAYIDVAKTSAWLNKSVAREKFKDNQILSAFLSISHSNLAVQTALTKVADSVASSQAYKSLINNSELNQIIDSLFVKRNTYIDLTEKTSLLEKQMPLYEVTRLAIKALFPHLKAIAIENQNNRDNVSRAEILFKLAA from the coding sequence ATGAATCGTTCTTTTTTAAGGATTTTGGTGGGTGGTGCAGCAGCTTTTCTGCTAGTTACTATAGTCAGTTTAATCTTCATCGCTTGCCAAAGTTCAATAAGTCTATTAACAGGAGGAGTTAACACTTTTCCACAAGCAACAGCCTTTGTACCCAAACAAGCCCCGGCAGTGGTTTCTGGGTTGGTCAATCCTGAAAAGCTCTATGGTATACGTCAGGTTACATTGCCGCTGAAGAATCGTCAAAGCGATCGCCAAGAATGGCAGCAGTGGACAACAAATTTAGTTAGCAGAATCGGATTAGACTATCAAAAAGATCTCCAGCCCTGGTTGGGAGATGAAATTACCCTAGCTATTACGGCTTTAGATTTTGACCGCAATCTAGATAATGGGATGCAGCCAGGATATCTATTAGCAGTGGAAACCAGAAATAATCAGCTAAGCCAAAAATCTTTAAGCAACTTCTATGAGGGAGCGTACAAGCAGAATGATGCCTCAATGGAGAAATACAAAGGCGCAAAGATTCTTTTTCCGCCGGCTACTAAAACCAAAAATAAACCAATCTGGGCAAGTTCAGTCGTGGGCAATTTTGTTCTGTTTGCCAATCATCCCCAAATCATCAAAGAAGCAATTAATCAGGCTCAAGCAGTCAACTTAAATTTACAACAGTCAGACGACTACCAAAAAGTAATTAGCAGTATCGATCGCCCCCATATTGGTATAGCCTATATTGATGTTGCTAAGACATCAGCCTGGTTAAATAAATCGGTAGCGAGGGAGAAATTTAAGGACAACCAAATTTTAAGTGCTTTTTTATCTATTAGCCACAGCAATTTAGCTGTTCAAACCGCATTAACTAAAGTGGCTGATTCTGTAGCTAGTTCTCAGGCGTATAAATCTTTAATTAATAATTCTGAACTAAATCAAATTATTGATTCTTTGTTCGTTAAGCGCAACACTTATATCGATCTAACCGAAAAGACATCTTTGTTAGAAAAGCAAATGCCCTTATATGAGGTAACCAGATTAGCAATTAAAGCCTTATTTCCTCATCTAAAGGCGATCGCGATTGAAAACCAAAACAATCGCGATAACGTCAGTCGCGCTGAAATTTTATTTAAATTGGCTGCCTAA
- a CDS encoding tyrosine-type recombinase/integrase, whose protein sequence is MLAATNPPQISTITTNNLLVVFAEFLDIDVSAGDASLDTLKTYTRQLQQFLQWCDRRQLNPVTIIKDDIKKYRHWMIRQKQYKPATIALKLAVVRRFYQAAVEKGLISINPAAGVKPPREKSDPGEKITYLEQAEVETLLGTIPNDGTLKSARDRAMLAIMALEGTRTVELHRADISSLVRQGKNLGIRVEGKRNIRVVPLTPDIANLLVNYLHQRETRGEVLNPARPLFIAVGNNTRGKRISRRGIRSIVDTYLEQASLKHTPGRTISAHSLRHTAGTLALRSGADLRQVQDLLGHSDPRTTSIYAHVGDRWENNPALKLNIDIPSI, encoded by the coding sequence ATGTTAGCTGCTACTAATCCGCCACAAATTAGCACTATTACCACCAATAATTTACTGGTCGTTTTTGCTGAGTTTTTAGATATTGACGTGAGCGCAGGGGATGCCTCTTTAGATACCCTAAAGACTTATACGAGGCAGCTACAACAGTTTCTTCAATGGTGCGATCGCCGTCAGCTAAACCCGGTCACAATTATCAAAGATGACATCAAAAAGTATCGTCATTGGATGATTAGGCAAAAGCAATATAAGCCAGCTACGATCGCTTTAAAGCTGGCGGTGGTGCGACGTTTTTATCAGGCTGCGGTCGAAAAGGGTTTAATTTCGATTAATCCTGCTGCGGGAGTCAAGCCACCACGAGAAAAATCTGACCCTGGGGAAAAAATTACCTATTTAGAACAGGCAGAAGTAGAAACACTGTTGGGAACAATACCTAATGATGGTACGCTAAAATCCGCCAGAGACAGGGCAATGCTAGCAATTATGGCATTAGAAGGCACACGCACCGTTGAGTTACATCGCGCCGACATTTCCAGTCTAGTTAGACAAGGCAAAAACTTAGGTATTAGAGTAGAAGGCAAAAGAAACATTCGAGTTGTTCCCCTGACTCCCGACATTGCTAATCTTTTGGTTAATTATTTGCATCAAAGAGAAACAAGAGGAGAAGTATTAAACCCAGCTAGACCTTTATTTATCGCTGTTGGTAACAACACACGGGGTAAAAGAATTTCGCGTCGCGGAATTAGATCTATTGTCGATACCTATTTAGAACAAGCCTCACTCAAACACACTCCTGGTAGAACTATTTCAGCTCATAGTCTCCGACACACGGCTGGTACATTAGCTTTAAGATCGGGAGCAGATTTACGCCAGGTACAAGATTTATTAGGACATAGCGATCCCCGCACTACGAGTATTTACGCTCACGTAGGCGATCGCTGGGAAAATAACCCCGCACTAAAGCTCAATATTGATATTCCTTCTATTTAA
- a CDS encoding class I SAM-dependent methyltransferase, with the protein MSVTPEQVEAGQSLYTKRTLVVYDFVVLGASNQFIWKCPTQRLVNHYNKNVTANHLDVGVGSYFLERCQFPSSTPRVALMDLNSNTLEFAAQRIVQHKPETYRRNVLDPIFLDAGKFDSIGINYLLHCLPGSIESKSVAFDHLKALMNPKAIVFGSTLLQGGVQRNWFAKHLMDAYNRKGIFSNQQDDLEGLKQVLSKRFRNVSVEVVGCAALFLGQV; encoded by the coding sequence ATGAGTGTTACACCTGAGCAAGTAGAGGCTGGGCAGTCTCTCTACACTAAGCGAACTCTCGTTGTCTACGACTTTGTCGTACTCGGTGCTTCTAACCAGTTTATCTGGAAGTGTCCAACTCAACGACTCGTGAATCATTACAACAAAAACGTTACAGCGAATCATCTCGATGTTGGAGTAGGCAGTTACTTTCTTGAACGATGCCAGTTCCCCTCGTCTACACCGCGCGTCGCCTTGATGGATCTCAACTCCAATACGTTGGAGTTCGCCGCTCAACGAATTGTGCAACACAAACCTGAAACGTATCGCCGAAATGTCTTAGATCCCATTTTCCTAGATGCAGGAAAGTTCGATTCCATCGGAATCAACTACCTGCTCCATTGCCTTCCAGGCTCAATCGAGTCGAAGTCGGTAGCTTTCGATCATCTCAAGGCTTTGATGAACCCCAAGGCAATTGTTTTTGGTTCAACCCTTCTACAGGGAGGCGTACAACGGAATTGGTTTGCCAAGCACCTTATGGATGCGTACAACCGTAAGGGTATTTTTTCAAATCAACAAGACGATCTTGAGGGCTTAAAGCAAGTGCTTAGTAAGCGGTTTAGGAATGTCTCAGTTGAAGTCGTGGGCTGTGCGGCACTGTTTTTAGGTCAAGTGTGA
- the hemL gene encoding glutamate-1-semialdehyde 2,1-aminomutase, with protein MVSTTSFKTAKSEEIFNAAQKLMPGGVSSPVRAFKSVGGQPIVFDHVKGAYIWDVDGNQYIDYVGTWGPAICGHAHPVVIQALHEALENGTSFGAPSALENVLAEMVIDAVPSIDIVRFVNSGTEACMSVLRLMRAFTGRDKIVKFEGCYHGHADMFLVKAGSGVATLGLPDSPGVPKSTTSNTLTAPYNDLETVKKLFAENPEQIAGVILEPVVGNSGFVTPDAGFLEGLREITKEHGALLIFDEVMTGFRIAYGGAQERFGVTPDLTTLGKVIGGGLPVGAYGGRADIMSMVAPAGPMYQAGTLSGNPLAMTAGIKTLELLRKPGTYEQLDRITKKLSQGLLAVARETGHEVTGGSISAMFGMFFTGHEVHNYDDAKTSDMKKFGRFHRGMLEKGIYLAPSQFEAGFTSLAHTDEDVEQTLAAAKEVLAQI; from the coding sequence TTGGTTTCTACAACTTCCTTTAAAACGGCTAAATCAGAAGAAATTTTTAATGCTGCTCAAAAACTAATGCCTGGTGGCGTAAGCTCACCAGTACGAGCTTTTAAATCTGTCGGCGGTCAACCAATTGTGTTTGACCATGTTAAAGGTGCTTATATTTGGGATGTCGACGGCAATCAGTATATTGATTATGTTGGTACTTGGGGTCCTGCAATCTGTGGTCATGCCCATCCTGTGGTTATTCAAGCTCTTCACGAAGCTTTAGAGAATGGTACTAGCTTTGGTGCACCCTCCGCTTTAGAAAATGTCTTGGCAGAGATGGTAATTGATGCTGTTCCTAGTATTGATATAGTACGCTTCGTTAATTCAGGAACCGAAGCCTGTATGTCTGTGCTACGCTTGATGCGAGCTTTTACTGGCAGGGATAAAATTGTCAAGTTTGAAGGCTGTTACCACGGTCATGCAGATATGTTTTTGGTTAAAGCAGGTTCTGGGGTAGCAACTCTGGGTTTACCTGACTCTCCTGGAGTACCAAAATCTACTACTAGTAATACTTTAACTGCTCCCTATAATGATTTGGAAACAGTTAAAAAGCTGTTTGCCGAAAATCCCGAGCAAATTGCTGGAGTTATTTTAGAACCAGTAGTAGGTAATTCTGGCTTTGTGACTCCTGATGCTGGTTTTCTAGAAGGGTTGCGCGAAATAACTAAAGAACACGGCGCGCTTTTAATTTTTGACGAGGTGATGACTGGTTTTCGTATTGCCTATGGTGGCGCACAGGAAAGGTTTGGTGTAACGCCAGATCTAACTACTTTAGGTAAAGTTATCGGTGGTGGTCTACCCGTAGGTGCTTATGGTGGACGTGCAGATATTATGTCTATGGTTGCACCAGCAGGGCCGATGTATCAAGCAGGAACTCTCTCTGGTAATCCTTTGGCAATGACGGCAGGTATTAAAACGCTAGAGTTGCTTAGAAAACCAGGTACTTACGAACAGCTAGACCGCATTACTAAAAAGCTATCTCAAGGCTTATTGGCAGTTGCCAGAGAAACGGGTCATGAAGTTACTGGCGGTAGTATCAGCGCCATGTTTGGCATGTTTTTCACAGGTCATGAAGTTCATAATTATGATGATGCTAAAACTTCTGACATGAAGAAATTTGGTCGTTTCCATCGCGGAATGTTGGAAAAAGGTATTTATTTAGCTCCGTCTCAGTTTGAAGCAGGCTTTACTTCCCTAGCTCATACCGATGAAGATGTTGAACAAACCTTGGCTGCTGCTAAAGAAGTTTTAGCTCAGATTTAA